From Deferrisoma camini S3R1, the proteins below share one genomic window:
- a CDS encoding DUF1847 domain-containing protein — translation MSERRDTFTCSRCSAVWTKQGSTHCWSGDPENGPPRPGNCPSAVAPEVIDEAFALYRGDGEDARMARVAAVVEGLCYQPEPGSDAVNARWTRVEDTVAFAKLMGYAKIGIATCIGLLDETNRLTRILEAQGFEVASVCCKSGSIDKLELGLAEENKVRPGTFEPACNPVAQARLLNRVGTHLNLIVGLCVGHDILFTKHSEAPVTTLVVKDRVTGHNPVAVLYGQNFYYKRLQTRPVEVPAGTGGDGGAGG, via the coding sequence ATGTCCGAACGTCGAGACACGTTCACCTGCAGCCGGTGTAGCGCCGTGTGGACCAAGCAGGGGTCCACCCACTGCTGGAGCGGCGATCCCGAGAACGGCCCGCCCCGGCCAGGGAACTGCCCCTCGGCGGTGGCGCCCGAGGTGATCGACGAGGCGTTCGCCCTATATCGCGGCGACGGCGAGGACGCCCGCATGGCCCGGGTGGCCGCGGTGGTGGAGGGGTTGTGCTACCAGCCCGAGCCGGGCAGCGACGCGGTCAACGCCCGGTGGACCCGGGTGGAGGACACGGTCGCGTTCGCCAAGCTCATGGGCTACGCGAAGATCGGCATCGCCACCTGCATCGGGCTTCTGGACGAGACGAACCGGCTGACCCGGATCCTGGAGGCCCAGGGGTTCGAGGTGGCCAGCGTGTGCTGCAAGTCGGGGAGCATCGACAAGCTCGAACTGGGGCTGGCCGAGGAGAACAAGGTGCGGCCGGGCACATTCGAGCCGGCCTGCAACCCGGTGGCCCAGGCCCGCCTCCTGAACCGGGTGGGGACCCACCTCAACCTGATCGTGGGACTGTGCGTGGGCCACGACATCCTGTTCACCAAGCACTCCGAGGCCCCGGTGACCACCCTGGTGGTGAAGGACCGGGTCACCGGGCACAACCCCGTGGCCGTGCTCTACGGACAGAACTTCTACTACAAGCGGCTCCAGACCCGGCCCGTGGAAGTGCCGGCTGGGACGGGCGGCGACGGGGGCGCCGGTGGGTGA